AAAACTTATTTGAATAGCAAAAAGAAATTAGAATATAATAAAGTATTTGGTACATATAATTGCGAATTATTAGAAATAATACAAAATGAAAATAATTCCCTAATACCAGAAGAATTTAGCAAAAAGGCTATATAAGGATTAAATATAGGGAAAAATATACGGAACAAGGAATTTTTAGAAAATGGATAGAAAAAAAACAAAAGTAATTACAATTGCTTCAATTAAAGGTGGTGTTGGGAAAAGTACAACTTGCTTAGCATTATCATTTTTGTTATCAAAAAAAAATAAAGTATTATTAATAGATATGGATACACAAGCATCTGTAACTAGTTACTATCAAGATAAAATACAAGAAGATAATATAAATTTAAAATTTAATAATATATATGAAGTTTTAGTCAATGATTTAGATATTAAAAAAGCAATTGTAAACATTGAAAATAATTTGGATTTATTGCCAAGCTATTTAAGTTTGCATATGCTTAATGAAATTGAAATAGAATTTAAAGACTTGTTATTAAAATCAAATTTAAGCTGTTTTAGCAGTGATTATGAATATATAATATTGGATACAGCCCCTAGTTTTGACATTGCATTTAAAAATGCAATGTTTAGTAGTGATTATATTATTGTTCCAATAATAGCTGAAAAATGGGCAGTTG
This genomic window from Borreliella afzelii contains:
- a CDS encoding ParA family protein, giving the protein MDRKKTKVITIASIKGGVGKSTTCLALSFLLSKKNKVLLIDMDTQASVTSYYQDKIQEDNINLKFNNIYEVLVNDLDIKKAIVNIENNLDLLPSYLSLHMLNEIEIEFKDLLLKSNLSCFSSDYEYIILDTAPSFDIAFKNAMFSSDYIIVPIIAEKWAVECLDLFDYFLNKLGLKIPIFLLITRFKKNNTHKEFLNLLKNRGDFLGIISEREDLNKNIASNSRFSLEKDYMYEYKNAINKFMDYLKIMDKV